From Agrobacterium vitis:
CCGTCATGGAGATTGGTCTCATGAATATGCAGGTTCTGGATGGCCGCCGTGACGCGACCGGCGGCTACAAGGTGGATGTCAGCCGCGGCGAACGGATCGGCCGCGTGTCGTCCGAATGGTTCTCGCGCCCAGCGGACGAACGCTATCTGTCACTCAACGAGCTGATGGATTCCGTGCGTAACCGGGCCGAGCGTAGCCGGACGCGCGTGGTGGAAAGCGCGCTCATCCATGTGGAGGCAAGCCGCACAGATGCCGAGCGGCTGTCCCTGATCTTGCCCGGTTCGGACATGCCGGTCGCGCCGACGCATTGGAGCTTCGGCCAGCTCGCAGCCCAAGTCGGTGCTCCGGCCGCCTATCTACGCCAGCTCCCGGCGGCGCTTGCCGGTATAAATCTGCAATATGGCCTGACCTCCAATCGGGCTGAGCAGATCAAGACGCTGGAAACCGATGATGGCCGCGTTGAATTGCGTGCCGTGACCGGCCCGGACTATGGGCGCATCTACGATTATGAGCTGGTCGAGGCCGTGCAGCGCATCGCCGGCAATGGCACCGGGGATACCCGGTGGAAGACGCCAGGGGTGCTCGACTGGTCTACCGGGATCTATAATCCGCGCGTCGACATCACCAAGGACACGACGACGCTCTATGCGAGCGACCGCGACGTATTCCTCTTTCTCGTCGATGATCTGAACCCCATCGAGGCCGGCCGGCTGTCGGATGGCTCGCCCGATCTCTACTTCCGCGGCTTCTATTGCTGGAACTCGGAAGTCGGGGCGAAGACGCTCGGCATGGCCAGCTTCTACCTCCGTGCGGTCTGCCAGAATCGCAATTTGTGGGGCGTCGAGGATTTCGAGGAAATCACCATTCGCTACAGCAAATATGCGGCCTTCCGCTTCGCCCACGAGGCGGCTCCGGCGCTGCAGAACTTCGCCAACTCCTCGCCAATGCCCTTCATCAACGGCATCAAGGCTGCCCGCGAACGGATCGTCGCGAAGAGCGACGAGGACCGCACCGACTTCCTGCGCCGACGTGGCTTCTCCAAGGCGGAAACCGGCAAGATCATCGACACGGTGCTGGCGGAAGAAGGCCGCCCGCCCGAGTCAATTTTCGATTTTGTGCAGGGGATCACCGCAGTCGCACGTGACAAGCCCCATCAGGATGCCCGCCTCGACCTGGAGGCCAAGGCCAAGAAGCTGCTCGATCGCACAGCCTGAAATCCGTGAAGCCGGAGATGCGGGTCTCCGTTTTTCCGGCTATGCGCGTTCCTGCCTTCCCGTATGTCCGGTTGCGTGGCGCTGCCCTCATAGAGTGAGAGGGCGGCGCTTCGCTTCGTGACGGGTTGGAGGTCGAGAGAGAGGCTCCCGACCGCTCGTCGCGGAGATTATCCCGATGGCTACTGCCACTCAAAAAATCACCCTGTCGTCCTCGCGCGACATCCCCTTCAACAAGCTCATTTTGAGCCAATCGAACGTCCGCCGCATAAAGGCCGGAGTCTCGATCGAAGACCTTGCGGTGTCGATCGCGCGTCGCGGCCTGATCCAGAGCCTTCACGTCCGGCCAGTCCTCGACGCCGACGGACAGGAAACCGGGATGTTCGAGGTTCCCGCTGGCGGCCGCCGCTATCAGGCTCTCGCGATCCTGGTGAAGCAAAAGCGCCTCGCCAAGACCGCGCCAGTTCCCTGCGTCGTCGGCGACGCTGCCAGCGGCATCCTCATGGAGGAAATCTCGTTCGCTGAGAACGACGAGCGTGTTCCGCCACATCCGCTCGACCAATACCGTGCCTTCCAGACCATGCGCGACAAGGGCATGACCGAGGAAGACATCGCCGCCGCCTTCCTCATCGACGTCAATGTCGTCAAGCAGCGTCTGCGCCTGGCCTCCATCTCGCCGGTGCTGCTTGACATCTATGCCGAAGACGGCATCGAACTGAAGCAGCTTATGGCCTTCACCGTCTCGCAGGATCATGCGCGCCAGGAGCAGGTCTGGGCAGCGATCAAGGACGGCTGGCAGAAGGAGCCGTGGCAAATCCGCCGCATGCTCACCGAGACTGCGGTACGCGCATCTGACAAGCGCGCCGCGTTCGTCGGCATCGACGCCTACGAGGCGGCGGGCGGCTACCTCCTGCGCGATCTGTTTGAGGACGACCATGGCGGCTGGCTGCAGGACCCGGTCCTGCTCGATCGGCTGGTTGGCGAAAAGCTGAAAACCATCGCCGAGGAAATTGCCGGCGAAGGCTGGAAATGGGTCGAGATCGCCGTCAACTTTCCCTATGGCCATGACGAGGGTCTGCGCGAGCTTGTCGGCACGACAGCCAATCTGACGGACGAAGAGCGTGCTGCCCGCGAGGCGCTTCGTGACGAACATGATCGTCTGGAAGCCGAATATGCCGAGGCCGACGATCTGCCTGACGAGATCGATCATCGCCTTGGAGAGATCGAGCAGTCGCTTGACGCTTTCGAGCAGCGCCCGATGATCTACGATCCGGCTGAGATCGCCCGCGCCGGCGTTTTCGTCAGCATCGATCGTGATGGCGATCTGGTCGTCGATCGCGGCTATGTCCGCCCCGAGGATGAAGCTCCGCTCGCTATCGATGGCGAAGCGAGCAATGATGATCCCGATGTCGTTGCTTCAGAAGTCGGCGCCAACGCCACCATCCAGCGGGCCGTCACCACCATCGGCGGTC
This genomic window contains:
- a CDS encoding ParB/RepB/Spo0J family partition protein, whose protein sequence is MATATQKITLSSSRDIPFNKLILSQSNVRRIKAGVSIEDLAVSIARRGLIQSLHVRPVLDADGQETGMFEVPAGGRRYQALAILVKQKRLAKTAPVPCVVGDAASGILMEEISFAENDERVPPHPLDQYRAFQTMRDKGMTEEDIAAAFLIDVNVVKQRLRLASISPVLLDIYAEDGIELKQLMAFTVSQDHARQEQVWAAIKDGWQKEPWQIRRMLTETAVRASDKRAAFVGIDAYEAAGGYLLRDLFEDDHGGWLQDPVLLDRLVGEKLKTIAEEIAGEGWKWVEIAVNFPYGHDEGLRELVGTTANLTDEERAAREALRDEHDRLEAEYAEADDLPDEIDHRLGEIEQSLDAFEQRPMIYDPAEIARAGVFVSIDRDGDLVVDRGYVRPEDEAPLAIDGEASNDDPDVVASEVGANATIQRAVTTIGGQPVAPEEDDEEDVIKPLPERLVIELTAHRSLALRDAVGANPHVALTALLHKLVRDTFQRISTSGASLQASVNQVSFREQDKDLAEAPYAKSATQRHEEWKTDIPADDDALWDWLAVLDETSRLALLAHCVAYGVNALYERPNPHSATGISQAALDRRMAEADRLARSTGLDMVDAGFRPTVENYLGRVTKPRILAAVREGAGERAAQLIVHLKKGDMAVEAERLLADTGWLPEPLRLADLDGEAAAEVTAAEADGAGEALPDFLAGDDEDDMDDADNDDDHGATIAAA
- a CDS encoding DUF932 domain-containing protein, giving the protein MNMQVLDGRRDATGGYKVDVSRGERIGRVSSEWFSRPADERYLSLNELMDSVRNRAERSRTRVVESALIHVEASRTDAERLSLILPGSDMPVAPTHWSFGQLAAQVGAPAAYLRQLPAALAGINLQYGLTSNRAEQIKTLETDDGRVELRAVTGPDYGRIYDYELVEAVQRIAGNGTGDTRWKTPGVLDWSTGIYNPRVDITKDTTTLYASDRDVFLFLVDDLNPIEAGRLSDGSPDLYFRGFYCWNSEVGAKTLGMASFYLRAVCQNRNLWGVEDFEEITIRYSKYAAFRFAHEAAPALQNFANSSPMPFINGIKAARERIVAKSDEDRTDFLRRRGFSKAETGKIIDTVLAEEGRPPESIFDFVQGITAVARDKPHQDARLDLEAKAKKLLDRTA